A window of the Tenacibaculum sp. MAR_2010_89 genome harbors these coding sequences:
- a CDS encoding ABC transporter permease: protein MSAITFYISNTKNELIKLKRTFAFWLTVISALIIPLLFFIVYAVKHAKLAPGAGVNPWDKYMLNQVKNSIPFFVPIFIVLITSLIIQVEHKATGIKHLFALPIPKWSVYFGKLSIVLFSIISTYVYFFVAILFFGTLLGVFYSDLAFLDFQPDYLKYIKMLGVSFIASLGIVGIQFWLSFRFKNFIVPLSVGMVFVILGLIAFQAPESIYFPYSYNILSISLGDQMPQTFGISSVTVYSILCFILTSVLGYLDVKRLNIK from the coding sequence ATGTCAGCAATTACATTTTATATATCTAATACCAAAAATGAATTGATTAAACTAAAAAGAACTTTTGCTTTTTGGTTAACCGTCATTAGTGCTTTAATAATTCCTTTACTGTTTTTTATAGTGTATGCAGTTAAGCACGCAAAATTAGCACCTGGTGCAGGAGTAAACCCGTGGGATAAATACATGTTAAATCAGGTAAAAAATTCAATACCATTTTTTGTGCCCATATTTATAGTTTTAATAACTAGTCTTATAATTCAAGTTGAACATAAAGCAACTGGGATAAAACATCTATTTGCATTGCCAATACCAAAATGGAGTGTGTATTTTGGTAAATTATCTATAGTTTTATTTTCAATTATAAGCACATATGTTTATTTCTTTGTAGCAATTTTGTTTTTTGGAACTTTATTAGGAGTTTTTTATTCAGATTTAGCGTTTTTAGACTTTCAGCCTGATTATTTGAAATATATAAAAATGTTAGGAGTTTCGTTTATTGCTTCTTTAGGGATTGTTGGAATTCAGTTTTGGTTGAGTTTTAGGTTTAAAAACTTTATAGTTCCTTTATCTGTAGGAATGGTTTTTGTTATACTTGGCTTGATTGCTTTCCAAGCACCAGAATCTATTTATTTTCCTTATTCATATAATATTTTGTCAATATCATTAGGAGATCAAATGCCTCAAACTTTTGGTATTTCGTCTGTAACAGTGTATAGTATTTTATGTTTTATACTAACTAGTGTATTAGGATATTTAGATGTTAAAAGATTAAATATAAAATAA
- a CDS encoding Crp/Fnr family transcriptional regulator produces MIDYPHKNISFLLENPELMEALQEIMTVRSFSKHDIIHEAGTICNNFYIITSGIARVFYYKEDKDITVHFSAEQESITSIDSLIQRKKSKYNIQALEDLNTFVININDIEEVLENNPKHERFGRLFLQQIYIELVERIEYIQLHTAQERYNILLNKKPYLFQRVSSKHIASFLGMTPETFSRIRGK; encoded by the coding sequence ATGATAGATTATCCCCATAAAAACATCTCCTTTTTGCTAGAAAACCCTGAATTAATGGAAGCTCTTCAAGAAATCATGACTGTCAGAAGTTTTTCTAAACATGATATCATTCATGAAGCTGGTACAATCTGTAATAACTTTTATATCATAACTTCAGGTATAGCACGTGTTTTTTATTACAAAGAGGATAAAGATATTACTGTACATTTTTCTGCAGAACAAGAAAGTATCACCTCCATTGATAGTTTAATTCAACGTAAAAAAAGTAAATACAACATTCAGGCATTAGAAGACTTAAATACTTTTGTAATCAATATTAATGATATAGAGGAAGTACTTGAAAACAACCCTAAACATGAACGTTTTGGCCGTTTGTTTTTACAACAAATATATATCGAATTGGTTGAACGAATTGAATACATACAATTACATACTGCACAAGAACGCTACAATATTTTACTTAACAAAAAACCATATTTATTTCAACGTGTTTCATCAAAACATATAGCTTCATTTTTAGGCATGACACCAGAAACATTCAGTAGAATTAGAGGGAAATAA